GTGCCGATGAATTCGGGTATAAATCTTGATCCATCGGTGATATTGAAACGCAAACCGGAGCCATCGCGGCCCACCGAAAGATTGTATTTTGCCTCGATTTCCTTCAATGCTTTATCATCGTCAACCGTTTTAATTTGAATGATATCCCCACCCACTCGCTTCTTCAGATTATCTGGGGTATCCAGAGCCACTATCCTTCCATAATCGATGATGCTCACACGGTCGCAGTTCTCGGCTTCGTCCATGTAGTGCGTGGTCAAGAAAATGGTGATGTCTTCTCGCTTTTTTAGCTCGTGAATGTATTGCCAGATATGATTCCTGGTTTGAGGATCTAGACCCAAAGTGGGCTCGTCCAAAAAGAGAACCTTTGGATAATGTAGAAGACCCCGGGCGATCTCCAATCGTCTTTTCATGCCACCGGAAAAATTGATGACTAAATCATTCTGCCTTTCCTCCAACTCCACGAGGCGAAGGACCTCCGATATCCTCTCCTGCATCTCCTCCACGGAGAGATTGTAGATCATGGCGTGAAACTCGAGATTTTCTCTCGCGGTGAGTCTATTATCCAGGCTGGGATCCTGGAAGACCAACCCTATGGA
Above is a window of Actinomycetota bacterium DNA encoding:
- a CDS encoding ATP-binding cassette domain-containing protein, with the translated sequence MVVSTPNIIEAYNLVKKFDGFEAVRGVTFSVRRGEIFGFLGPNGAGKTTTINMLCTLFKPTSGRAVVNGFDVSKDPDAVRQSIGLVFQDPSLDNRLTARENLEFHAMIYNLSVEEMQERISEVLRLVELEERQNDLVINFSGGMKRRLEIARGLLHYPKVLFLDEPTLGLDPQTRNHIWQYIHELKKREDITIFLTTHYMDEAENCDRVSIIDYGRIVALDTPDNLKKRVGGDIIQIKTVDDDKALKEIEAKYNLSVGRDGSGLRFNITDGSRFIPEFIGTFGVKITSINWRRPTLDDVFLELTGHAIRDESASPLDILRQSTRMRKR